In Candidatus Nitronauta litoralis, one DNA window encodes the following:
- the moeB gene encoding molybdopterin-synthase adenylyltransferase MoeB, with protein MSLNPDQIERYSRHLLLPEVGVEGQEKICNSKVLCIGTGGLGSPAALYLAAAGVGKLGLIDFDVVDKSNLQRQIAHGESTVGDLKVDSAKKRIADLNSDVEVVVYNERLTAENAMRVFADWDIILDGTDNFPTRYLANDACVLLGKPYIYGCILRFEGQVSVFDAKNGPCYRCLYPEPPPPGLVPSCAEGGVLGVLCGIIGSLQVNETLKIVLGQGETLTGRLVLFDSLGMKFREMKLRKDKNCPICGENPTIKELIDYEQFCGIMPPQEEPDDSALEIEPAEVKRMLDSNEAFKLIDVRNKVEYDICNIEGATLIPLDEIEERNPERLSEYQKDEPIVLHCKAGVRSMKALKAMQDMGYSNVKSMRGGITEWSEKIDSSVPTY; from the coding sequence ATGAGCCTCAATCCAGATCAAATTGAACGTTACAGCCGTCATCTGCTTCTGCCGGAAGTGGGTGTTGAAGGACAGGAAAAAATATGCAACTCGAAGGTGCTTTGTATCGGTACTGGTGGGTTGGGGTCACCGGCCGCCCTTTACCTGGCAGCGGCCGGGGTAGGAAAGCTTGGCCTGATCGATTTTGACGTGGTTGATAAAAGTAACCTGCAACGCCAGATTGCGCATGGTGAATCCACAGTAGGCGACCTCAAGGTTGATTCGGCTAAGAAACGTATAGCCGACCTCAATTCCGATGTTGAAGTCGTGGTTTACAACGAACGGTTAACTGCAGAAAACGCCATGCGGGTTTTTGCCGACTGGGACATCATCCTCGATGGTACCGATAACTTTCCAACACGCTACCTGGCCAACGATGCCTGTGTTCTACTCGGCAAGCCTTACATCTACGGTTGTATTCTGAGGTTCGAAGGCCAGGTGTCGGTATTTGATGCCAAAAATGGGCCGTGCTACCGCTGCCTTTACCCGGAACCACCACCACCCGGACTGGTGCCGAGTTGTGCGGAAGGTGGGGTGCTTGGTGTGTTGTGTGGAATCATCGGCAGCCTTCAGGTTAACGAAACCCTCAAGATTGTTCTGGGTCAGGGTGAAACCCTCACGGGACGGCTGGTGTTGTTCGATTCGCTTGGAATGAAATTCCGCGAAATGAAACTGCGCAAGGACAAGAACTGCCCGATCTGCGGCGAGAACCCGACCATCAAGGAACTGATCGATTACGAGCAGTTCTGCGGAATCATGCCGCCACAGGAAGAGCCGGACGACAGTGCTCTCGAAATTGAACCGGCGGAAGTCAAACGCATGCTCGATAGCAACGAAGCTTTCAAGTTGATCGACGTGCGTAACAAGGTTGAGTATGACATCTGCAATATTGAAGGGGCCACGTTGATTCCGCTGGATGAGATTGAAGAACGTAACCCGGAACGGCTGAGCGAATACCAAAAGGACGAGCCGATTGTCCTGCACTGCAAAGCCGGAGTCCGCAGCATGAAGGCGTTGAAAGCTATGCAGGATATGGGTTACAGCAACGTGAAAAGCATGCGTGGCGGGATCACAGAATGGTCGGAAAAAATCGATTCTTCTGTTCCAACCTATTGA
- a CDS encoding protein-L-isoaspartate(D-aspartate) O-methyltransferase yields the protein MVEKQLRGRDIVDPRVLSAMGRVPRHEFVLPANWSRAYEDRALPIRENQTISQPYIVALMTQSAELKPTDRVLEVGTGSGYQAAVLGELVQEVYSIEIVESLAKEASALLKKLGYSNIHVKYGDGYKGWKEHAPFDAVLITAAAPRLPQPLVDQLAVGGRLVVPIDNVLLHQDLVRFKKTKEGLVRDRITGVQFVPMTGEIRK from the coding sequence ATGGTGGAAAAGCAGTTGCGCGGTCGTGATATTGTGGACCCGCGTGTACTTTCTGCCATGGGCCGGGTGCCGCGTCATGAGTTTGTGCTGCCTGCCAATTGGTCACGGGCCTATGAGGATCGCGCGTTACCCATCCGCGAGAACCAGACCATCTCCCAGCCTTACATCGTGGCATTGATGACCCAGTCGGCGGAACTGAAACCGACTGACCGGGTGCTGGAAGTGGGAACCGGCTCCGGATATCAGGCGGCGGTGCTGGGTGAACTGGTTCAGGAGGTTTACTCGATTGAGATTGTCGAGTCCCTGGCAAAGGAAGCGTCTGCCCTATTGAAGAAGCTGGGATATTCCAACATTCATGTAAAATACGGCGACGGTTATAAAGGTTGGAAAGAGCACGCGCCATTCGATGCGGTCCTGATCACAGCAGCGGCCCCCCGTTTGCCTCAACCCTTGGTCGATCAACTGGCGGTTGGTGGACGACTGGTGGTGCCCATCGACAATGTTCTGCTTCATCAGGATCTGGTACGGTTCAAAAAAACGAAGGAGGGACTGGTGCGCGATCGAATCACCGGCGTGCAGTTTGTTCCCATGACAGGAGAAATTCGTAAATGA
- the amrB gene encoding AmmeMemoRadiSam system protein B: MTGKVLRAPAVAGRFYPDDPGTLSETVKEYLGTEQERQRAFGVVSPHAGYKYSGNVAGAVYARVEIPETVVLMGPNHSGMGPFVAMNSEGSWSTPLGEVAIDESFAQKFKEAFPWAEDSTQAHQKEHSLETQVPFLQMIRPDVKIVPIVLKRLQIDAAITLGQALAETIEKVGGNVLIVASTDMTHFESQEEAARKDRMAIEKMEDMNPEGLDETVRGYGISMCGANSTSAMLHAAQELGAEECKLIKYSNSGNTTGDFDHVVGYAGLVVT, from the coding sequence ATGACAGGCAAGGTACTTCGTGCTCCAGCAGTAGCGGGCCGGTTTTATCCCGACGACCCGGGTACGCTTTCGGAAACGGTGAAGGAATACCTCGGGACTGAACAGGAAAGGCAGCGTGCTTTCGGTGTGGTGAGCCCCCATGCGGGATATAAATATTCCGGCAATGTCGCCGGGGCGGTGTATGCCCGTGTCGAGATTCCGGAAACGGTGGTGCTCATGGGTCCCAACCATTCGGGCATGGGGCCTTTTGTCGCGATGAATTCCGAAGGCAGCTGGTCGACCCCGCTGGGAGAAGTCGCCATCGATGAATCTTTTGCGCAAAAGTTTAAAGAAGCGTTCCCCTGGGCGGAGGACTCCACACAAGCGCATCAGAAAGAGCACAGCCTGGAGACACAGGTTCCCTTTTTGCAGATGATCCGTCCCGATGTGAAGATCGTGCCAATTGTGTTGAAACGTTTGCAGATAGATGCTGCCATTACCCTCGGGCAGGCTTTGGCGGAAACGATTGAGAAAGTCGGCGGAAATGTGCTGATCGTTGCGAGTACAGATATGACGCATTTTGAATCGCAGGAAGAAGCGGCAAGGAAGGACAGAATGGCCATCGAAAAAATGGAGGACATGAATCCGGAAGGGCTGGATGAAACCGTGCGCGGTTACGGCATCAGTATGTGCGGCGCGAATTCAACCTCGGCCATGCTGCACGCAGCACAGGAACTGGGCGCGGAAGAGTGCAAGCTGATCAAGTATTCCAACTCGGGAAACACCACAGGCGATTTTGATCATGTGGTGGGCTATGCAGGGTTGGTAGTGACTTAA
- a CDS encoding HAMP domain-containing histidine kinase gives MALFKRKKHSLSAKLVLLFIVMALVLLVLVGGSMRFAFRSNFKENIKPHLFRYMEYIQQDIGTPPDFNRAQEIVKDLPVEIHLFDQDRQWSSTETPLDLEGIHYYKRFSKNGVDYTLGEFEDRDYLVRKHQDYTLAFSVPHSRPSWTWHKAIPLAIALVLLVILYRATRRIFAPIKAIKDGVELIGEGNLSQRIEINRRDELGDLSNSINKMADDIQQMLEAKRQLLLAISHELRSPMTRVKVSLEMVNDKKTREEINHDLSEMDNLITELLETERLTTRHSALNKSEVSLTGLVQEVVDEYFKGKALETNLLDPEFFASVDAVRIKILLKNLLDNAIKHNPDGANPTRLTLNKTDDAIVISVEDFGKGIEEKHIPFLTEPFYRVDPARQRQTGGYGLGLYLCRIIAEAHGGKLNIFSEVHTGTRVEANLPIKNADK, from the coding sequence ATGGCACTGTTTAAAAGAAAAAAACATTCCCTGTCTGCGAAGCTTGTTCTTCTGTTCATTGTCATGGCCCTGGTGCTGCTGGTGCTGGTGGGTGGCTCCATGCGATTCGCTTTCCGCTCCAACTTCAAAGAAAACATCAAGCCGCATTTATTCCGTTATATGGAGTACATCCAGCAGGATATTGGGACGCCGCCTGATTTTAATCGAGCCCAGGAAATCGTGAAAGACCTCCCGGTGGAGATTCATCTTTTTGATCAGGACAGGCAATGGTCTTCCACAGAAACACCTCTGGATTTAGAGGGCATCCACTACTACAAGCGATTTTCCAAAAATGGGGTCGACTACACTCTGGGCGAATTTGAAGACCGGGACTATCTGGTAAGAAAACATCAGGATTACACACTCGCATTTTCTGTTCCCCATTCCCGACCCTCGTGGACTTGGCATAAAGCGATACCCCTTGCCATTGCTCTGGTTTTACTGGTCATTCTTTATCGTGCCACCCGGCGGATTTTTGCCCCCATCAAAGCAATAAAAGACGGAGTCGAATTGATCGGTGAAGGGAATCTTAGCCAGCGGATTGAAATCAACCGACGCGACGAACTGGGGGATCTGTCAAACAGCATCAATAAAATGGCAGACGATATTCAACAGATGCTCGAAGCCAAACGGCAACTGCTTTTAGCCATCAGCCATGAACTGCGCTCGCCCATGACGCGGGTTAAGGTTTCTCTGGAAATGGTCAATGATAAAAAGACGCGGGAGGAAATCAATCATGACCTTTCAGAAATGGACAACCTGATCACCGAATTGCTGGAAACCGAACGCTTGACCACACGACACAGCGCTCTCAATAAATCGGAAGTTTCCTTAACTGGTCTGGTTCAGGAGGTGGTGGACGAGTATTTTAAGGGCAAGGCCCTGGAAACAAATCTTTTAGATCCTGAATTTTTCGCCAGTGTTGATGCGGTGCGAATAAAAATCTTGCTGAAAAACCTTTTAGACAACGCCATCAAACATAATCCGGACGGTGCGAACCCAACCAGACTGACGTTGAACAAAACAGATGATGCAATTGTGATCTCTGTGGAAGATTTCGGAAAAGGTATCGAGGAAAAACATATTCCATTTCTGACAGAACCTTTTTACCGGGTGGACCCGGCACGCCAGCGACAGACTGGAGGGTATGGGTTGGGCCTTTATCTATGCCGCATCATTGCCGAAGCTCATGGAGGAAAATTGAATATTTTCAGTGAAGTTCATACAGGCACCAGAGTAGAAGCCAACCTTCCAATAAAAAATGCAGATAAGTAA
- a CDS encoding response regulator transcription factor, which translates to MPTILLIDDDERLADLLVQYFERFSFKLESANSPSQGFARLKKGHFDLVILDVMLPEMDGFEVCKTIRKESDIPIVMLTARGEVMDRVVGIELGADDYLPKPFEPRELVARIQNILKRTSQQTQGNKVLRFDELVVDTELRQVTLKGKALSLTSMEYQLMELFALHPGKSFTRDEILNHLQGVETEVFSRSVDILVSRLRQKLKPAEFIKTIRGTGYCFAGKIQ; encoded by the coding sequence ATGCCAACCATCCTCCTGATTGACGATGACGAACGACTGGCCGATTTACTGGTCCAGTACTTCGAACGTTTTTCCTTCAAACTGGAAAGCGCCAACAGCCCTTCACAGGGGTTTGCCCGATTGAAGAAAGGACATTTCGATCTCGTCATCCTGGATGTCATGCTTCCGGAAATGGACGGGTTCGAGGTTTGCAAAACCATCCGCAAGGAAAGCGATATCCCCATCGTCATGCTCACGGCTCGTGGCGAGGTGATGGACCGGGTGGTGGGGATTGAACTGGGAGCCGATGATTATTTACCCAAGCCCTTTGAGCCACGGGAACTGGTCGCCCGCATTCAAAATATCCTGAAACGAACTTCTCAACAGACGCAAGGCAACAAGGTCCTGCGTTTTGATGAATTGGTTGTGGATACGGAACTGCGGCAGGTAACGCTTAAGGGCAAGGCGTTGAGCCTCACCTCCATGGAATACCAGTTGATGGAACTGTTTGCCTTGCACCCTGGCAAGTCTTTCACGCGTGATGAAATCCTCAACCATCTTCAAGGCGTGGAAACCGAAGTGTTTTCACGCTCCGTAGACATCCTGGTCAGCCGTCTGCGGCAGAAGCTAAAACCGGCAGAATTTATCAAGACCATACGGGGAACGGGATACTGTTTCGCGGGGAAGATTCAATAA
- a CDS encoding phosphomannomutase/phosphoglucomutase, giving the protein MNPQIFREYDIRGLVETDLLPDVVEKIGKAVGTCIRRQGGKTLTLGWDVRASSRGFRDIITRALNSTGCDVIDIGQVATPLAYFSLHHLNPDGGVMITGSHNPPEYNGFKLSAGKHSLYGERIQELKALIENNDFETGSGSAREEDIQDAYCAKVKSIINIKRPVKVVLDGGNGCFGITGPRLIRELGMDPIEQFCEPDGTFPNHHPDPTVEKNMIPLMDRVKQEGAEIGIGFDGDTDRLGVVDEKGRLLWGDELLILFARAVLKQHPGTAVVGEVKCSQNLYEDIKKHGGDPQMSAAGHSLIKKKMRETGALLAGEMSGHICFADNYYGYDDAIYAACRILEIVANSNQTISEMLSDLPVMHNTPEIRVDCPDDLKFKIVSELTEHFRKDYDVIDIDGVRVNFEDGWALIRASNTQPVLVLRAEASTPEKLNAIKDILSKQLKQYEPDVKVEL; this is encoded by the coding sequence ATGAATCCCCAGATTTTCAGAGAGTACGATATTCGCGGTCTTGTGGAGACCGACCTCCTCCCCGACGTGGTCGAAAAGATCGGCAAAGCAGTCGGCACCTGCATCCGCAGGCAGGGAGGCAAAACCCTCACCCTCGGCTGGGATGTCCGCGCCAGTTCACGCGGGTTCCGCGACATCATCACACGCGCGCTCAACTCCACCGGCTGTGATGTCATCGACATCGGACAGGTGGCGACCCCCCTCGCCTATTTCTCCCTGCACCATCTCAATCCGGATGGCGGAGTGATGATCACGGGCAGTCACAATCCCCCGGAGTACAACGGCTTCAAATTAAGCGCGGGGAAACACAGCCTCTACGGAGAACGCATCCAGGAATTAAAAGCGCTCATCGAAAACAACGACTTTGAAACCGGTAGCGGGTCTGCCCGGGAAGAAGACATACAGGATGCTTATTGCGCCAAGGTCAAAAGCATCATCAACATCAAACGCCCGGTCAAGGTGGTGCTGGACGGAGGCAACGGGTGCTTCGGCATCACCGGGCCACGCCTGATCCGCGAACTGGGCATGGACCCTATCGAGCAGTTTTGCGAACCCGACGGCACCTTTCCCAACCATCACCCCGACCCGACCGTTGAGAAAAACATGATCCCGTTGATGGACCGCGTTAAACAAGAAGGCGCGGAAATCGGTATCGGGTTTGATGGCGATACCGACCGCCTCGGTGTGGTCGATGAAAAAGGTCGCCTGCTGTGGGGCGATGAACTGCTCATCCTGTTTGCACGCGCGGTACTGAAACAACATCCGGGCACCGCTGTTGTGGGCGAGGTGAAGTGTTCGCAAAACCTGTACGAAGATATCAAGAAACACGGCGGCGATCCGCAGATGTCTGCCGCCGGACATTCGCTCATCAAAAAGAAAATGCGCGAAACCGGTGCCCTGCTCGCCGGAGAAATGAGCGGACACATCTGTTTTGCCGACAATTATTATGGCTATGATGATGCGATTTACGCCGCCTGCCGTATTCTTGAGATCGTTGCCAACAGCAACCAGACCATTTCCGAAATGTTGTCAGACCTCCCTGTCATGCACAACACACCGGAAATAAGAGTCGATTGTCCGGATGATCTGAAATTCAAAATTGTCAGCGAACTAACGGAACACTTCCGCAAAGATTACGATGTGATCGATATCGACGGCGTGCGCGTCAACTTTGAAGACGGCTGGGCCCTGATACGCGCTTCGAACACACAACCGGTACTGGTGTTGCGAGCTGAAGCTTCGACTCCGGAAAAACTCAACGCCATCAAAGATATCTTATCGAAACAACTCAAGCAGTATGAGCCGGATGTTAAGGTAGAGCTCTAA
- a CDS encoding trypsin-like serine protease translates to MFLAKQQYYQSAAILITALIMNACSVANNPKAPTKKLVSEDAEVFDKRFRKINIEDIDLSNFWDEDPASSEEREPIIISNSTYTELLDEVKSGVVNIYTLKLEEHDIRFGLSPNDILPLRIPLLSDLIDVVPWKVPLPQQSQGISLGSGFIINEEGYILTNAHVAANATEIRVVLSGDDQQIPARIIGMDPITDTALLKAEAGFPLQALPLGDSDALKVGEMVIAIGNPLGLTHTMTSGLISAKQRVIPGQGGQVLDFLQTDSAINPGSSGGPLINLYGEVIGVNTAIISDAQLVGFAIPMNTVKEVMPLLITGQTGRGWFGAAGIPLTTKDAVRLNYPDSSGILIHEVSEKSPAQKAGLQKDDIIIELNGQTMDDFLLFRRKLLGLTPGKTILLGIFREGEIIDIEAILVKKPEES, encoded by the coding sequence ATGTTTCTTGCAAAACAACAATATTATCAGTCAGCCGCCATCCTGATCACCGCTCTAATAATGAATGCATGCAGTGTTGCCAACAATCCGAAAGCACCGACCAAAAAGCTGGTGTCGGAGGATGCGGAAGTGTTCGACAAACGGTTCCGTAAAATCAATATTGAAGACATCGACCTGTCCAACTTCTGGGATGAAGACCCGGCATCTTCAGAAGAAAGAGAACCCATCATCATCAGCAACAGCACCTACACGGAATTACTTGACGAAGTAAAAAGCGGTGTGGTGAACATCTACACGCTCAAACTGGAAGAACACGATATCCGCTTTGGCCTTTCACCCAACGACATTTTACCGCTTCGCATTCCCCTGCTGTCCGATCTGATTGACGTCGTTCCGTGGAAAGTTCCCCTGCCCCAGCAATCACAGGGTATCAGCCTGGGTTCCGGGTTCATCATCAACGAAGAGGGATACATTCTCACCAATGCTCACGTTGCAGCCAACGCCACAGAAATTCGCGTCGTCTTGTCGGGAGACGACCAGCAGATACCCGCAAGGATCATCGGAATGGACCCGATAACCGACACCGCCTTGTTAAAAGCTGAAGCTGGATTTCCACTGCAGGCATTGCCTCTCGGCGACTCCGATGCCCTTAAAGTCGGTGAAATGGTCATTGCCATCGGGAATCCCCTGGGCCTGACGCACACGATGACTTCCGGCCTGATCAGCGCCAAACAACGGGTGATTCCGGGACAGGGCGGGCAGGTCCTCGACTTCCTGCAAACCGACTCGGCGATCAACCCCGGCAGTAGCGGGGGTCCGCTGATCAACCTGTACGGCGAAGTGATCGGAGTCAACACCGCGATCATTTCCGATGCTCAACTGGTCGGGTTCGCCATCCCCATGAACACGGTGAAGGAAGTGATGCCGCTGTTGATCACCGGACAGACCGGTCGCGGCTGGTTTGGTGCCGCCGGTATCCCGCTCACCACCAAAGATGCGGTGCGCCTGAATTACCCCGACTCCTCGGGCATTCTCATCCACGAGGTGTCAGAGAAAAGTCCGGCTCAAAAGGCAGGATTGCAAAAGGACGATATCATCATCGAACTGAACGGCCAGACCATGGACGATTTTCTCCTTTTCCGACGCAAGCTCCTCGGCCTGACCCCCGGCAAAACAATTCTGCTGGGGATCTTCCGCGAAGGCGAAATCATCGACATTGAAGCCATACTGGTTAAAAAACCTGAAGAATCTTGA
- a CDS encoding SDR family oxidoreductase codes for MELSLKDRKVVVTGAGDGIGRALALAFAEAGAQVAGCARSADRLKSLSTEITGTGHLFETADVTSAEDIQQFFEKIEGAWGEVDTLVNNAGAIGKLATFFELDDDDWQKAFEVNLLSAVRLSRVFIPALKKSDSPGIINISSIAASRPGEIFPHYCAMKAGMSALSASLSITLAKDGIRVNTVSPGPVWSRSWEQEAEQAAQASGKNVSEMAEEIRSSTALTVPLKRMGLPEDVTGLVLFLSSVQASWITGSNFIVDGGVLRQPY; via the coding sequence ATGGAACTCTCTCTCAAAGATCGTAAAGTAGTCGTCACCGGCGCTGGTGACGGTATTGGCCGTGCCCTGGCGCTGGCCTTTGCAGAAGCAGGAGCCCAGGTAGCAGGATGCGCCCGCAGCGCCGACCGGCTGAAATCCCTGTCCACTGAAATTACGGGCACCGGACACCTGTTCGAAACTGCCGATGTAACCAGCGCGGAAGACATTCAACAGTTCTTTGAAAAAATCGAGGGGGCATGGGGTGAAGTCGACACCCTCGTCAACAATGCCGGCGCTATCGGCAAACTGGCCACGTTTTTTGAACTCGACGATGATGACTGGCAGAAAGCGTTCGAAGTCAATCTCCTGTCAGCCGTCAGGTTGTCACGTGTTTTCATTCCGGCCCTGAAAAAATCGGATTCCCCTGGCATCATCAATATATCGTCCATTGCCGCCAGCCGCCCGGGCGAAATCTTTCCGCATTATTGCGCCATGAAAGCCGGAATGTCGGCCCTGTCCGCCTCACTATCAATAACCCTTGCAAAAGATGGCATCCGGGTCAATACGGTTTCACCTGGCCCGGTCTGGAGCCGGTCCTGGGAACAGGAAGCCGAACAGGCAGCGCAGGCCAGTGGCAAAAATGTTTCAGAAATGGCGGAAGAAATCCGAAGTTCCACGGCCCTTACGGTACCGCTGAAACGGATGGGGCTGCCGGAAGATGTTACCGGACTTGTCCTCTTTCTCTCATCAGTCCAGGCTTCATGGATCACCGGATCCAATTTCATCGTCGATGGCGGCGTTCTGCGCCAACCTTATTAA
- a CDS encoding 2Fe-2S iron-sulfur cluster binding domain-containing protein — MPKITVEDSVTGKTQTFKIGYGGNLREAAQSKGISLYKGMNEQLNCHGMGSCGTCLIEVEPLENVDGHTIIEKLHKIGDNKKLGCRTKVYGDITIKAKLVD, encoded by the coding sequence ATGCCTAAAATCACTGTTGAAGATTCCGTAACCGGCAAAACCCAGACTTTCAAAATTGGATATGGGGGCAACCTGCGCGAGGCTGCCCAGTCCAAGGGCATCAGCCTTTACAAGGGAATGAACGAACAACTCAACTGCCACGGGATGGGGTCCTGCGGCACCTGCCTGATTGAGGTCGAACCTCTGGAAAATGTCGACGGTCATACCATCATCGAAAAACTGCACAAGATCGGCGACAACAAAAAGCTCGGTTGCCGAACCAAAGTCTACGGCGATATCACCATCAAGGCCAAGCTCGTCGACTGA
- a CDS encoding adenylyl-sulfate kinase: MPENNGSSPAGKLMRLVIVGHVDHGKSTLVGRLLSDTGSLPEGKLEFIKDICNQQGKTFEFAFLLDALEEEQEQGITIDTSQIFFKTKKRPYCIIDAPGHKEFLKNMVTGAASAEAALLLIDANEGVQEQSRRHGYILRLLGLTEVAVVVNKMDLVDYKQDVFDKIREEYTNFLGSLDVKAKDFIPVSAKLGINIANPAKDEMPWYDGPTVLEMVDRFPGKAAQVNRPFRMPVQDVYKFDLRRIIAGRVESGKVKVGDEIVFSPSNKRGTIKSIEGWNVPELPQSAEAADSTGFTLTEQIFVERGQIASLVEESPIVTTTFEANVFWMGKNKLEKGKTYFLKLTTQNVECEVEEFKRAIDASTLETLANQDYINRNDVAELVLKTRQPVAFDLFGTVAETGRFVLVDEYDVCGGGIITHYTPMTEVDRLRDETRYRDSHWVQGSVTPEMRAYRNGHRPALILFTGKPGVGKAELAHRLEEKLFHQNFQSYLLDGRNMQLSVAADLTLDQVRQTHESVRRFGEVAKLFTDAGHVVISTSNVFNQEDHSSLDLLVAPNPVIEIQVTNDAVPKGVPQLVMTIDEARQVDKAVDRIVNYLKDEKILVGHNYSI; this comes from the coding sequence ATGCCCGAAAATAATGGTAGTTCTCCAGCTGGCAAGCTCATGCGGCTTGTCATCGTGGGTCATGTTGACCACGGCAAGTCAACCCTGGTAGGCCGTCTGCTTTCGGACACTGGAAGTCTTCCCGAGGGCAAACTCGAGTTCATTAAGGACATCTGCAACCAGCAGGGTAAAACTTTTGAATTCGCCTTTCTGCTCGACGCTCTGGAAGAAGAACAGGAGCAGGGCATCACCATCGACACCTCGCAGATCTTTTTTAAGACGAAGAAACGTCCTTACTGCATCATAGACGCACCCGGCCATAAAGAGTTTTTGAAAAACATGGTGACCGGGGCGGCCAGTGCAGAAGCGGCCTTGCTGCTCATCGATGCGAACGAAGGCGTGCAGGAACAATCGCGGCGACACGGCTATATCCTGCGTCTGCTGGGCCTAACTGAAGTCGCCGTTGTGGTCAACAAGATGGATCTTGTCGACTACAAACAGGATGTCTTCGACAAAATCAGGGAAGAGTACACCAACTTTCTTGGATCCCTTGATGTCAAGGCCAAGGATTTCATTCCCGTTTCCGCCAAGCTTGGCATCAACATCGCCAATCCTGCAAAAGACGAAATGCCCTGGTACGATGGCCCAACAGTACTCGAAATGGTGGACCGGTTCCCTGGCAAAGCAGCGCAGGTCAACCGCCCGTTTCGAATGCCGGTGCAGGACGTTTACAAGTTCGACCTCCGGCGCATCATCGCGGGCCGCGTGGAATCCGGCAAGGTCAAGGTGGGCGACGAAATCGTGTTCTCGCCTTCCAACAAACGCGGAACCATTAAATCGATTGAAGGCTGGAATGTTCCGGAACTCCCTCAATCCGCTGAAGCGGCAGACTCAACCGGCTTTACCCTGACAGAGCAGATCTTCGTCGAGCGCGGACAGATCGCCAGCCTGGTTGAAGAGTCCCCGATCGTCACGACCACGTTCGAAGCCAACGTGTTCTGGATGGGCAAGAATAAACTCGAAAAAGGCAAAACCTATTTTCTAAAACTGACCACACAAAACGTTGAATGCGAAGTTGAGGAATTCAAACGCGCTATCGACGCTTCAACCCTTGAAACTCTGGCCAATCAAGACTACATCAACCGCAACGACGTTGCAGAGCTTGTCTTGAAGACCCGGCAACCGGTAGCATTCGACCTGTTCGGTACAGTCGCCGAAACGGGACGCTTTGTTCTGGTCGACGAATACGATGTCTGCGGCGGCGGCATCATCACCCATTACACACCGATGACAGAAGTCGATCGGTTACGCGACGAAACCCGCTACCGCGATTCGCATTGGGTACAGGGCAGCGTCACTCCGGAAATGCGGGCGTACCGCAACGGGCACCGTCCGGCGCTCATCCTGTTCACCGGAAAACCCGGTGTCGGTAAAGCAGAGCTGGCGCATCGCCTTGAAGAAAAACTGTTCCACCAGAATTTTCAGAGCTACCTGCTTGACGGACGCAACATGCAACTCAGCGTTGCCGCCGATCTCACTCTGGATCAGGTGCGGCAGACGCATGAATCGGTTCGACGCTTCGGGGAAGTGGCCAAACTGTTCACCGATGCAGGACACGTGGTGATCTCCACGTCAAACGTCTTCAATCAGGAAGACCACTCATCGCTCGACCTGTTGGTCGCACCCAATCCTGTGATTGAAATCCAGGTCACCAACGATGCCGTTCCCAAGGGAGTGCCACAATTGGTGATGACCATTGATGAAGCCCGGCAGGTGGACAAGGCAGTGGACCGAATCGTCAATTACCTTAAGGATGAAAAAATTTTAGTCGGCCATAACTATTCAATTTAA